The following are from one region of the Sorghum bicolor cultivar BTx623 chromosome 2, Sorghum_bicolor_NCBIv3, whole genome shotgun sequence genome:
- the LOC8073084 gene encoding peroxidase 2, with amino-acid sequence MQKMAGLAVLVLVALLAAATAQAQGSYGYGKSPAPAASPPESAPMPPPSSSPPTQTPPPPASPRTRLRFDFYKRSCPYAEEIVREAVRNAINVNPGLGAGLIRMAFHDCFVQGCDGSVLLDPTPANPRPEKLSPANFPSLRGFDVVDAAKAALEKACPGVVSCADVVQFAARDAAFFLSGSKIHYSLPGGRLDGRVSVENETFAFLPGPSFNLSRLIQSFKVKGLSVDDLVVLSGAHTIGLSHCSSFLTVSTPPSDMNPGLAAVLKKQCPANPNFTNDPTVVQDVVTPDKLDNQYYWNVLRHKVLFKSDAALMASTQTARMVLENAGIRGRFERKFARAMLKMSFIEVKNAANGEIRKSCHVAN; translated from the exons ATGCAGAAGATGGCCGGACTTGCCGTCCTCGTCTTGGTTGCGTTGCTCGCCGCCGCCACTGCTCAAGCCCAAGGGTCCTACGGCTATGGCAAATCTCCTGCTCCTGCAGCAAGCCCGCCGGAGAGCGCCCCCATGCCGCCGCCGAGCTCAAGCCCACCAACCCAGACTCCTCCACCTCCGGCTTCTCCTCGGACAAGGCTGAGGTTCGACTTCTACAAGCGGTCGTGCCCTTACGCCGAGGAAATCGTCAGGGAGGCCGTCAGGAACGCCATCAACGTCAACCCCGGCCTCGGCGCCGGCCTCATCCGCATGGCCTTCCACGACTGCTTCGTCCAG GGCTGCGACGGCTCAGTGCTGCTCGACCCGACGCCGGCGAACCCACGGCCGGAGAAGCTCAGCCCGGCAAACTTCCCCAGCCTGCGTGGCTTCGACGTGGTGGACGCGGCCAAGGCGGCGCTCGAGAAGGCCTGCCCAGGCGTCGTCTCCTGCGCCGACGTCGTCCAGTTCGCCGCCCGCGACGCCGCCTTCTTCCTCAGCGGCTCCAAGATCCACTACAGCCTCCCTGGGGGACGCTTGGACGGCCGCGTGTCCGTGGAGAACGAGACGTTCGCCTTCCTGCCGGGGCCGTCCTTCAACCTCTCCCGGCTCATCCAGAGCTTCAAGGTCAAAGGCCTGAGCGTCGACGACCTCGTCGTGCTCTCCGGCGCCCACACCATCGGCCTCTCCCACTGCTCCTCCTTCCTCACCGTCTCCACGCCGCCGTCCGACATGAACCCTGGCCTCGCCGCCGTACTCAAGAAGCAGTGCCCGGCCAACCCCAACTTCACCAACGACCCCACGGTGGTGCAGGACGTCGTCACCCCCGACAAGCTCGACAACCAGTACTACTGGAACGTGCTGCGTCACAAGGTGCTGTTCAAATCCGACGCGGCGCTGATGGCGTCGACGCAGACGGCGAGGATGGTGCTCGAGAACGCTGGCATCCGAGGAAGGTTTGAGAGGAAGTTCGCCCGGGCGATGCTCAAGATGTCGTTCATCGAGGTCAAGAACGCTGCCAACGGCGAGATCAGGAAGAGCTGCCATGTCGCCAACTAG
- the LOC8063545 gene encoding peroxidase 2 — MPSNEGLKFWLGFRRSKICHCARACPGVASCAGIVQFAAGFFLGDFRVNHTGYRGAAWTASRVAREQRDSRVPAPAVLQLLPARRQLRCQQGLSVDDLVVLFGSHTNGRSHCSSFSDRITTPPSDMNLGLAVVLKGQCPASPNFTDDPTVVQDGVTPDRLDKAVLTSGGARIV; from the exons ATGCCCAGCAATG AGGGCCTTAAGTTTTGGCTGGGCTTCAGGAGGTCCAAAATTTGTCACTGCGCGCGGGCCTGCCCGGGCGTCGCCTCGTGCGCCGGCATCGTCCAGTTCGCCGCCGGCTTCTTTCTCGGCGACTTCAGGGTGAACCACACAGGCTACCGGGGGGCCGCTTGGACGGCCTCGCGTGTCGCTCGAGAACAACGAGACTCTCGCGTTCCTGCCCCCGCCGTCCTTCAACTTCTCCCAGCTCGTCGGCAGCTTCGGTGCCAACAGGGCCTCAGCGTCGACGACCTCGTCGTGCTCTTCGGATCCCACACCAACGGCCGCTCCCACTGCTCCTCCTTCTCCGACCGCATCACCACGCCGCCCTCCGACATGAACCTTGGTCTCGCCGTGGTGCTCAAGGGGCAGTGCCCGGCCAGCCCTAACTTCACCGATGACCCCACGGTGGTCCAAGACGGGGTCACCCCTGATAGGCTGGACAAAGCAGTACTGACCAGTGGCGGAGCTAGGATC GTTTAA
- the LOC8063546 gene encoding peroxidase 2 — protein sequence MMATTTRLAAALTSLAALLCSVMTSCHADGYGYYPSPTPTPTPTPTPSGAGLAVGFYSYSCPNAEAIVRGVVTKAVQQNPGVGAGLIRMLFHDCFVQGCDGSVLLDPTTANPQPEKLSPANFPSLRGFEVIDDAKSALEAACPGTVSCADVVAFAGRDASAVLSGGRANFAMPAGRRDGRVSLSSETLQFLPPPSFNLSQLAASFADKGLGVDDLVVLSGAHTVGRSHCSSFVRDGRLNASTSDMNPALAASLRQQCPANAATDNTVVQDVVTPDALDNQYYKNVMARNVLFTSDAALLQSSKTAASVALNAIVPGLWEQKFKVAMVKMASIGVKTGTNGEIRTNCRVVN from the exons ATGATGGCCACCACCACCAGGCTTGCTGCTGCTCTGACTTCACTTGCTGCGCTGCTGTGTTCGGTCATGACTTCCTGCCATGCTGACGGCTACGGTTACTACCCCAGCCcgaccccgacgccgacgccgacgccgaccccGAGCGGCGCCGGCCTGGCCGTTGGCTTCTACAGCTACTCGTGCCCCAACGCCGAAGCCATCGTGAGGGGCGTCGTGACGAAGGCCGTGCAGCAGAACCCTGGCGTCGGCGCAGGACTCATCCGAATGCTCTTCCACGACTGCTTCGTCcag GGTTGCGACGGCTCCGTGCTCCTCGACCCAACCACGGCGAACCCGCAGCCGGAGAAGCTATCGCCGGCCAACTTCCCGAGCCTGCGTGGTTTCGAGGTCATCGACGACGCCAAGTCCGCGCTCGAGGCCGCGTGCCCGGGCACCGTCTCCTGCGCCGACGTCGTCGCCTTCGCCGGCCGCGACGCCAGCGCCGTCCTCAGCGGTGGCAGGGCCAACTTCGCGATGCCCGCGGGGCGCCGCGACGGCCGGGTGTCCCTGTCCAGCGAGACGCTCCAGTTCCTGCCACCTCCGTCCTTCAACCTCTCCCAGCTCGCCGCCAGCTTCGCCGACAAGGGGCTCGGCGTCGACGACCTCGTCGTGCTCTCCGGCGCGCACACCGTCGGCCGCTCCCACTGCTCGTCCTTCGTCAGAGACGGCCGCCTCAACGCGTCCACGTCCGACATGAACCCCGCGCTGGCCGCGTCGCTGCGGCAGCAGTGCCCGGCCAACGCCGCCACTGACAACACCGTGGTGCAGGACGTCGTGACGCCGGACGCGCTGGACAACCAGTACTACAAGAACGTGATGGCCCGGAACGTGCTCTTCACGTCGGACGCGGCGCTCCTCCAGTCCTCGAAGACCGCGGCGTCCGTGGCGCTCAACGCCATTGTGCCGGGGCTGTGGGAGCAGAAGTTCAAGGTGGCCATGGTCAAGATGGCCAGCATCGGGGTGAAGACCGGCACCAACGGCGAGATCAGGACCAACTGCCGGGTCGTCAACTAG